In the Thermodesulfovibrio yellowstonii DSM 11347 genome, one interval contains:
- a CDS encoding type Z 30S ribosomal protein S14, producing the protein MARKSKIERAKYPAKFKVRVRNRCKMCGRSRGYLRDFGLCRICFRFLANSGKIPGVVKASW; encoded by the coding sequence GTGGCAAGAAAAAGTAAAATAGAAAGAGCAAAGTATCCAGCAAAATTTAAAGTCCGGGTAAGAAATCGTTGTAAAATGTGTGGACGTTCAAGAGGATACTTGAGAGATTTTGGTCTTTGTAGAATTTGTTTTAGATTTTTAGCCAACTCAGGGAAAATCCCTGGAGTTGTAAAAGCAAGCTGGTAA